The following are encoded in a window of bacterium genomic DNA:
- a CDS encoding zf-HC2 domain-containing protein, with product MDCREFDRWVAEYAEGALDPELAARMENHRAGCPACAELAALSERVLLALDEAPTVKAPAGFSNRVLAAVAVEEKRLAAEQAAYFRMLKRSLTALLILAGFCGTSLYFWIGKAVSQPIENAAASLEG from the coding sequence ATGGATTGCAGAGAGTTCGACAGATGGGTGGCCGAGTACGCCGAGGGTGCGCTCGACCCGGAGCTGGCAGCGCGTATGGAGAACCACCGGGCCGGGTGCCCGGCCTGCGCTGAGCTGGCCGCGCTGAGCGAAAGGGTGCTCCTGGCCCTGGACGAGGCCCCGACGGTCAAAGCGCCGGCCGGGTTCAGCAACCGGGTGCTGGCCGCGGTGGCAGTGGAGGAGAAACGTCTCGCCGCCGAGCAGGCGGCTTACTTCCGGATGCTCAAGCGCAGCCTGACCGCGCTGTTGATCCTGGCAGGTTTCTGCGGCACTTCCCTCTACTTCTGGATCGGTAAAGCGGTCAGCCAGCCGATTGAGAATGCCGCCGCAAGCCTGGAGGGCAG
- a CDS encoding sigma-70 family RNA polymerase sigma factor: MPSNATYDFRTILAEYQDRVYNQAWRMLGSREEAEEAAQDAFLRIYRGLEDFRGESQLSSWIFRIVANVCITRLRRKQMRMDSLDEPVEEGGGGRAVLESLADDSLNPEEELEAEQTAENLRAQVRRLPPLWAQAISLHHYEGLSYEEIAEAMQIPRATVATYILRGRRQLAKQMIAETGENAIH; this comes from the coding sequence ATGCCCAGTAACGCCACTTACGATTTCAGGACCATCCTTGCAGAATACCAGGACCGGGTGTACAACCAGGCCTGGCGCATGCTCGGCAGCCGCGAGGAGGCCGAGGAAGCGGCCCAGGACGCGTTCCTGAGGATATACCGTGGGCTGGAGGATTTCCGCGGGGAGAGCCAGCTTTCGAGCTGGATATTCCGGATCGTGGCCAATGTGTGCATCACCCGGCTGCGGCGCAAGCAGATGCGCATGGACAGTCTGGATGAGCCGGTGGAGGAGGGTGGTGGCGGACGGGCCGTGCTGGAGAGCCTGGCCGATGATAGCCTGAACCCCGAGGAAGAGCTGGAGGCCGAGCAGACCGCCGAGAACCTGCGGGCGCAGGTGAGGCGCCTTCCTCCGCTCTGGGCCCAGGCCATAAGCCTGCACCATTACGAGGGCCTCTCATACGAGGAAATAGCCGAGGCGATGCAGATTCCACGGGCCACGGTGGCTACCTACATCCTGCGCGGGCGCCGTCAGCTGGCAAAACAAATGATTGCGGAAACAGGTGAAAACGCTATACATTAG